The Notamacropus eugenii isolate mMacEug1 chromosome Y, mMacEug1.pri_v2, whole genome shotgun sequence genome includes a window with the following:
- the LOC140516537 gene encoding olfactory receptor 5D13-like, which produces MGSADRNKSDVIFILLGFSDYPELQIPLFLVFLVIYMITVVGNLGRIMIIRINPKLHTPMYLFLSHLSLLDFCYSTVITPKLLQILLVENRSISFASCITQYSFAAICVVTEAFLLAAMAYDRFVAICNPLLYVVVMSPKRCALLLIAVYTWGIISSSIFIYSLLILSFSSTNVINNFLCEYSAIFSASISDKHVTEMIFFILANFNTFFTLIIVFTSYLFIFVTVLKMHSTSGRHKAFSTCASHLTGVTIFFGIILFLYCVPSSKSSWLLVRVNTVLYTVVIPMLNPLIYSLRNKDVKETIRKLIELPSRWPSG; this is translated from the coding sequence ATGGGGAGTGCTGACCGAAATAAGAGTGATGTCATCTTCATCCTTTTAGGGTTCTCTGATTACCCAGAGCTCCAGATCCCTTTGTTCCTGGTATTCCTGGTGATATATATGATTACTGTAGTGGGAAACTTGGGCAGGATTATGATCATCAGGATTAACCCCAAACTCCACACCCCCATGTACCTTTTCCTTAGTCACTTATCTTTATTAGATTTCTGTTACTCTACTGTAATTACACCCAAATTGTTACAAATCTTGCTTGTGGAAAACAGAAGTATCTCTTTTGCTTCCTGCATTACACAATATTCTTTTGCTGCCATCTGTGTGGTCACAGAGGCCTTCTTACTAGCAGCGATGGCCTATGACCGCTTCGTGGCAATTTGCAATCCCTTATTATATGTAGTTGTCATGTCCCCAAAACGGTGTGCCCTATTGCTCATAGCGGTGTACACATGGGGCATAATTTCTTCTAGCATATTCATCTACTCACTACTTATATTGTCATTTTCCAGTACCAATGTCATTAATAATTTTCTCTGCGAGTATTCTGCCATCTTTTCTGCCTCCATCTCTGATAAGCATGTTACGGAGATGATCTTTTTTATCCTTGctaattttaatacatttttcaccCTCATTATTGTATTCACatcctatctttttatttttgtcactgtCCTGAAGATGCATTCAACTAGTGGGAGACATAAAGCCTTCTCTACTTGTGCTTCCCACCTGACAGGTGTTACCATCTTCTTTGGAATCATCCTCTTCCTCTACTGTGTTCCCAGTTCCAAAAGCTCATGGCTTCTAGTAAGAGTAAACACTGTGCTTTATACAGTGGTGATCCCCATGCTGAACCCTTTAATATACAGTTTGAGGAATAAAGATGTGAAAGAAACTATCAGGAAATTAATAGAACTACCatctagatggcccagtggatag